A window from Plectropomus leopardus isolate mb chromosome 3, YSFRI_Pleo_2.0, whole genome shotgun sequence encodes these proteins:
- the jun gene encoding transcription factor AP-1, whose protein sequence is MYTKMETTFYDDSLNAFSQQDNAGYGYSNPKVLKHNMTLNLSDPTGTLKPHLRAKASDILTSPDVGLLKLASPELERLIIQSSNGLITTTPTPTQFMCPKNVTDEQEGFAEGFVRALAELHHQHMPGTTNVSVTSAGQSVNTALPPVSSVAGATVYNNNAAMRADSPVYEDLNTFNPAISTVSAPNYTTSAPTMSFPAAPPQLPIYGQPSPAQLPRLSALKEEPQTVPEMPGETPPLSPIDMENQERIKAERKRMRNRIAASKCRKRKLERISRLEDKVKNLKSQNSELASTANMLREQVAQLKQKVMNHVHSGCQLMLTEQLQAF, encoded by the coding sequence ATGTATACCAAGATGGAAACTACTTTCTATGACGACTCACTCAACGCTTTCTCCCAGCAAGACAACGCCGGCTACGGATACAGCAACCCCAAAGTGctgaaacacaacatgacaCTGAACCTCAGCGACCCGACGGGCACCCTGAAACCTCACCTCCGCGCCAAAGCCAGCGACATCCTCACCTCTCCCGATGTTGGCTTGCTGAAGTTGGCCTCCCCGGAGCTGGAGCGGCTCATCATCCAGTCCAGCAACGGACTCATCACCACGACGCCGACTCCGACGCAGTTCATGTGCCCCAAAAATGTCACCGACGAGCAGGAGGGCTTCGCCGAGGGGTTCGTCCGAGCCCTTGCGGAGCTCCACCACCAGCACATGCCGGGCACAACTAATGTGAGTGTCACCTCAGCTGGCCAAAGTGTCAACACTGCCCTGCCGCCTGTGTCATCTGTCGCCGGTGCCACCGTTTACAACAACAACGCGGCCATGCGCGCGGACTCGCCGGTGTATGAGGACTTGAACACTTTCAACCCGGCAATCAGCACCGTGTCGGCACCGAACTACACCACCTCAGCCCCGACGATGTCCTTCCCAGCAGCCCCGCCGCAGCTCCCAATCTACGGGCAGCCATCCCCTGCTCAGCTCCCCCGGCTTTCCGCGCTCAAAGAGGAGCCCCAAACCGTGCCCGAGATGCCGGGGGAAACGCCTCCTCTCTCCCCAATCGACATGGAGAACCAGGAGCGCATCAAGGCCGAGAGAAAGCGCATGAGGAACCGCATCGCCGCCTCCAAGTGCAGGAAGAGGAAGCTGGAGCGCATCTCCAGGCTGGAGGATAAAGTCAAGAACCTCAAGTCCCAAAACTCGGAGCTCGCGTCCACCGCCAACATGTTGCGCGAGCAGGTGGCGCAGCTGAAGCAGAAGGTGATGAACCACGTCCACAGCGGGTGCCAGCTCATGTTAACGGAGCAGCTCCAGGCTTTCTGA